Proteins encoded together in one uncultured Desulfosarcina sp. window:
- a CDS encoding SPASM domain-containing protein: protein MVIGKKVYRSSYNYFFKYAENIIGYNARTGILALLSDEDAELLQKHRDISGHDTNRLDELQSFGFVHEGDELSKIKDRFNARTNDENYIHLAIAPTLLCNFNCPYCYEKNVKTIGGMSEGVQESTLRYVESLLANKKKSISITWFGGEPLLEYETVVNMSNKFNDLVSCYKSEIDSLMIITNGVKINPTILHNLNEIGIKKIQISVDSKIFERPYKRGLIDRRGNPSIILKNIIDASKKIDRLFIRINTDGNNLKEVVDLISILQQYGLDQKARLAPITHYHEDICGKKIISFTEGLYGEKRLKKFSELERNIYSGLQPFEDYFSMLKPKNCFCGANSDEMIVVDPLGRIYRCWHSVGNPDEAIGTVFDGIKNNQIEKKWKSYDPFSNDDCINCKVLPLCMGGCTHPKLFVSQSAYTCESIKFQVSFYLDQLANLIPMIKPELF from the coding sequence ATGGTAATAGGGAAAAAAGTTTACAGGTCGAGTTATAATTATTTTTTTAAATATGCTGAAAATATTATAGGATATAACGCGAGGACCGGTATTCTTGCTTTGTTAAGTGATGAGGACGCCGAACTATTACAAAAACATAGAGATATCAGTGGACATGATACTAATAGGTTGGATGAATTGCAGAGCTTTGGATTTGTTCATGAAGGAGACGAACTATCGAAAATAAAGGATCGCTTTAACGCACGAACAAATGATGAAAATTATATTCATTTAGCCATAGCTCCCACATTATTATGCAATTTTAATTGCCCGTATTGTTATGAAAAAAATGTAAAAACAATTGGAGGCATGTCTGAAGGGGTTCAAGAATCTACATTAAGATATGTTGAGAGTCTTTTGGCAAATAAGAAGAAAAGTATCAGTATTACATGGTTCGGTGGTGAGCCATTGTTAGAATACGAAACAGTCGTGAATATGAGCAATAAATTTAATGATTTGGTTTCTTGTTATAAGTCAGAGATAGACTCTTTAATGATCATTACTAATGGTGTCAAAATTAATCCCACTATTTTACATAATTTAAATGAAATTGGTATCAAAAAAATTCAAATATCTGTTGACTCAAAAATTTTTGAAAGGCCATACAAAAGAGGATTAATAGATAGACGTGGAAATCCTTCAATAATTCTTAAAAATATTATAGATGCTTCAAAAAAAATTGACAGATTATTCATTAGAATTAATACGGATGGTAACAATTTAAAAGAGGTGGTGGATCTAATTTCAATATTGCAACAGTATGGTCTTGATCAGAAGGCTAGATTGGCTCCTATAACACATTACCATGAAGATATATGTGGTAAAAAAATTATAAGTTTTACAGAAGGCTTATATGGCGAAAAAAGGCTCAAAAAGTTTTCGGAATTAGAACGTAATATATATTCTGGCTTGCAGCCTTTTGAGGACTATTTTTCAATGCTAAAACCTAAAAATTGCTTTTGCGGTGCAAACAGCGATGAAATGATTGTGGTTGACCCTCTGGGAAGAATTTATAGATGTTGGCATTCTGTAGGCAATCCAGATGAGGCAATTGGCACTGTCTTTGACGGAATTAAAAACAATCAAATTGAAAAAAAATGGAAGAGTTATGATCCGTTTAGTAATGACGACTGTATAAATTGTAAAGTTTTGCCATTGTGTATGGGGGGGTGCACTCATCCTAAATTGTTTGTTAGTCAGTCGGCCTACACATGTGAATCAATAAAGTTCCAAGTTTCTTTCTACTTAGATCAGTTGGCTAATTTGATTCCAATGATTAAGCCTGAACTCTTTTAA
- a CDS encoding integrase core domain-containing protein, which produces MIDIFSHRVYIESQRTKADRPVAQSLLRGWKAIGLPDFLQLDNELSFRGSNRYPRSPGLVIRLCLHFGVQPVFIPVSEPWRNAVVESFNDTYNKKFFRRQWFHSYVHLKRQSKNFQRFHNRYHRYSCLKGKTPSEVIKQCPFPIKTLGPNTKIPTIEDIPDGNIILVRFIRSDCVLNIFGETFKVPKDLVYSYVKAVIVTEIHTLQLYLGDELVASFDYRLRV; this is translated from the coding sequence GTGATCGATATTTTCAGCCACCGGGTTTATATCGAATCACAGCGAACTAAAGCGGATCGGCCAGTCGCCCAAAGCCTGCTTCGTGGTTGGAAAGCGATAGGGCTGCCGGATTTCCTGCAACTTGATAACGAACTGAGTTTCCGTGGCAGCAATCGTTACCCTCGGTCACCAGGCCTGGTCATTCGGCTATGCTTGCATTTCGGGGTCCAGCCCGTGTTTATTCCTGTGTCGGAGCCGTGGCGAAATGCTGTGGTCGAGAGCTTCAACGACACCTACAACAAAAAGTTTTTCCGGCGGCAATGGTTTCACAGCTATGTCCATCTGAAACGGCAGAGCAAGAATTTCCAACGTTTCCACAACCGGTATCACCGATACAGTTGCCTGAAAGGCAAAACACCTTCCGAGGTAATAAAGCAATGCCCGTTTCCGATAAAAACGCTCGGCCCGAATACGAAAATCCCAACCATCGAGGATATTCCTGATGGTAACATCATTCTGGTCCGATTTATACGAAGCGACTGCGTCCTCAACATTTTTGGTGAAACGTTCAAAGTGCCAAAGGACCTTGTCTACTCATACGTCAAAGCGGTCATTGTCACCGAGATACATACATTGCAGTTATATCTCGGTGACGAGTTGGTGGCATCCTTTGACTACAGGCTTCGGGTATAG
- a CDS encoding helix-turn-helix domain-containing protein — MNNAFQAMDEKQASKILGVSVQTLRNWRHLRKGPSYMKMGRAVRYNLDDLQDYMEKKRIDPEKRGWLR, encoded by the coding sequence ATGAACAACGCATTTCAGGCAATGGATGAAAAACAAGCATCAAAAATTCTCGGTGTCTCTGTGCAGACGCTTCGAAACTGGCGCCATCTCCGCAAGGGGCCCAGCTACATGAAAATGGGACGGGCTGTTCGCTACAACCTGGATGATCTTCAGGATTACATGGAAAAAAAGAGAATCGATCCTGAAAAGCGTGGGTGGCTGCGATGA
- a CDS encoding DUF3987 domain-containing protein, giving the protein MKQETGEMKRELGEKSENTRTNNKIKLIHEFTEDSSRRKMVEETELTEEECGLVGWPTLKEEALYGYAGRFVKAATENSEADPAAVLLTLLTRFGVECGPDRYLMVGDSKHHPRIFSVIVGASSKARKGTSGKPVQRLFSFDSEEFDLYSDRSDCWYPSRSSPGPLSSGEGIVHAVRDPREEWNAKKRIQELVDPGIDDKRLFIQDEEFASALSCMKREGNTLSTILRCAWDNGTIDILTKSAKTKTTNAHIGINSHITSRELHKKLNETEAFNGFANRFLFCCARRSKIVPFPRKIDEKEFTLLRNQIAEILSEVHEFDEIILSTETMSLWEEVYPALTKDHAGLVGAVVNRAEAQVLRLAMLYALLDRTNVIEPVHLRAALAVWDYCHASARFIFGNRESNPYSRRIMAAVKAGPKSMTDLHSLFNRQLSKADLDEAVQELIAQGTVELVKEKTNGRPKTTIKLVEQSQRSTQSSDKSRLNTDY; this is encoded by the coding sequence ATGAAACAAGAAACCGGTGAAATGAAAAGAGAATTGGGTGAAAAAAGCGAAAATACCAGAACAAACAATAAAATTAAATTAATTCATGAATTTACGGAAGACAGCAGCCGTCGAAAAATGGTCGAAGAAACCGAATTAACTGAGGAAGAATGCGGTTTGGTCGGCTGGCCGACATTAAAAGAGGAAGCCTTGTATGGATATGCGGGACGCTTCGTTAAAGCCGCGACGGAGAATAGCGAGGCAGATCCTGCTGCGGTTCTATTGACGCTTCTCACCCGATTTGGTGTTGAATGCGGGCCAGATCGATATTTAATGGTTGGTGATTCCAAACACCACCCTAGGATTTTCTCTGTTATCGTCGGAGCTAGCAGCAAAGCCAGAAAGGGAACAAGCGGCAAACCGGTACAGCGTTTATTCAGTTTCGATTCAGAAGAGTTTGATCTTTATTCAGACCGCAGCGATTGTTGGTATCCTTCCAGATCATCCCCCGGTCCATTATCATCAGGTGAGGGCATTGTTCACGCTGTTCGAGATCCCCGAGAGGAGTGGAATGCTAAAAAACGCATTCAAGAACTGGTGGACCCGGGAATCGATGATAAACGTCTATTCATTCAAGATGAGGAGTTCGCATCGGCCCTGAGCTGCATGAAAAGGGAGGGCAATACACTGTCTACCATTTTGCGGTGCGCCTGGGATAATGGCACTATTGATATTTTGACTAAAAGCGCCAAAACAAAAACAACGAACGCCCATATCGGAATCAATTCCCATATCACTAGTCGGGAATTACATAAAAAGCTCAATGAAACCGAAGCGTTTAATGGATTCGCTAATCGATTTCTGTTCTGCTGCGCTCGAAGAAGCAAAATCGTCCCGTTTCCGCGTAAAATTGATGAAAAGGAATTCACGCTTCTTCGAAATCAAATCGCGGAGATTCTATCGGAAGTTCATGAATTCGATGAAATCATTCTAAGCACTGAAACGATGTCTTTATGGGAAGAGGTATACCCGGCATTGACAAAAGACCATGCCGGCCTTGTGGGCGCTGTCGTCAATCGTGCTGAAGCGCAGGTTTTGCGACTTGCAATGCTGTATGCGCTTCTTGATCGTACAAACGTTATCGAGCCCGTTCATTTGCGCGCCGCATTGGCCGTCTGGGATTATTGCCATGCATCCGCACGCTTCATTTTTGGCAACCGGGAGTCTAACCCCTATTCCAGGCGGATAATGGCCGCTGTGAAGGCCGGTCCGAAATCCATGACAGACCTTCACTCCCTTTTCAACCGGCAGCTTTCAAAAGCCGACCTTGATGAAGCGGTGCAAGAGCTAATTGCACAAGGGACCGTGGAGCTTGTGAAAGAGAAAACAAACGGCAGGCCGAAAACAACAATTAAGCTTGTAGAACAATCGCAGCGTTCAACGCAATCGTCGGATAAATCGCGCTTGAATACCGACTATTAA
- a CDS encoding helix-turn-helix domain-containing protein, with amino-acid sequence MMEQEIRKTAINRFIQGEKPKQIYESLDRSKPWFFKWLKRYQSGDPNWFKNKSRVPKHSPRALRPEDRKRIIETRRHLDAQRFAQFGPSAIKWELKKAGYQLPSDSTIKRVLRAEGLVKKNSLHPQGC; translated from the coding sequence ATGATGGAACAAGAAATCCGTAAAACAGCTATCAATCGATTCATTCAAGGAGAAAAACCAAAACAAATATACGAAAGCTTGGACCGCTCAAAACCATGGTTTTTCAAATGGCTGAAACGATATCAAAGCGGAGATCCCAACTGGTTCAAGAATAAATCCAGGGTACCGAAGCACTCTCCCAGAGCGTTACGACCGGAGGACAGAAAACGCATTATTGAAACGCGCCGCCACCTCGATGCCCAGCGGTTCGCCCAATTCGGCCCATCAGCCATCAAATGGGAACTCAAAAAAGCTGGATATCAGCTGCCTTCGGACAGCACTATAAAACGGGTCTTGAGAGCCGAAGGCTTGGTTAAAAAAAACTCGTTACATCCCCAAGGGTGTTGA